The following DNA comes from Caldisericia bacterium.
CACTAAGAAAGGTTGTTTTACCTGGTGAAAGATTAGAGATTAAAATAATTAAAGAAGGGAAAGAAAGAAATCAAGGAGTTGGTTATCTCGACGATGGTACAATGGTAGTGGTTGAAGAGGGTAAATATTATATTGGAAAAAAAGTTTTAATCGAAGTTACATCCTTTTTGCAAGGCCCAACTGGTACTATGATTTTTGGAGATTTATTGAAAGATGATAGGGACAGTAATAGTTGGAGGAGGTAAAAGTAAAAGGTTCAATGATGATAAAATTTTCTATAAAATTAATGATTTACCATTAATATATTACACATTAATTCCCTTTATAAAATGTGACAAAATAGATAAAATTGTAGTAGTTCTTTCTAAAGATAGAGTTGATGAAGGTATTAATTTTTTAAAAAGTTTTACTAAAATCATTGGAATTGTTGAGGGAGGTGAAGAGAGAAAAAATTCTGTTTTTAATGGGTTAAAATTTTTTTATAATAATGAAAAAATAGACTATGTCTTAATACATGATGGTGCAAGGTCAAATATAAAGATTGAAATAATTGAAAAGGTGATAGAAAATTTAGATATGAATTCGTGTGTTATACCAGTAGTTCCAGTGATTGAAACCTTAAAATATATTGAAAATGGAAATATCATAAAAACACTTGACAGAGATAAAATTTTTATAGCGCAGACACCTCAAGGTTTTCCCTTTCTAAAAATATTTGAGTTATTAAATAAGTATATTAACGAAAAATTATTTGATGATTCATTAGTTTTTGAAATGGAAGGCTTAAAAGTTAAAGCCATAGAAGGGGATATTGAAAATATAAAGGTAACATATAAAAGTGATATTTTAAAAGTTATTGATTTCATTAAAAGAAATGAGAATCGGTATAGGATTTGATTTTCATATAATTAAAAAAAATTTACCAATGTATATTGGAGGAGTATTAATAAATAAAGATTTTGGTTTTTATAGTAACACTGATGGAGATATTTTAATTCATGCTATCGTTGATGCAATTTTAGGGGCAATTGGAGAGAAAGATATTGGTGAACTATTTGATGAAAATTGGAAAGGAAGAAGTAGCATCAAGATTTTAGAAAATACTTTAGAGATAATGAGAAATAAAAATTTTGAAATTGTTAATATAGATGCTGTTATTATACTTGAAAAACCGAAAATTATTGATTTTAAGGATATAATTCTTGAAAATTTATCTAAGATTATGAAAATTGATAAAGAAAAGATCAATATAAAAGGAAAAACAATGGAAAAAATTGGATTCATAGGCAAAAGAAAAGGTGGTGCTTCTTTTGTAGTTGTTCTTCTTAAAGAAATTTGTTAACTCTTTCTTTTAATATTTAAAAATTTTTGTAATTCTTTATAATTATATGTATTTATTATTTTTTTCTCATCTATTAGAGCTCTTTTTGCAATATTAACTCCATATTCATTAACAAACTTAAGTTGTGGTGATATATGGGCATCAGAGTTTATTGAAAAATAAATATTATATTTATTTGCTTCAAACAAAAGAGAAGATGAAAGGTCTAACCTATCTAATGTCGAATTTATCTCAAGAAATGTTTTTGTTTTTTCAGCTTCAATAAATAAACTTTTCCAATCTAAATCCATCTCTTTTCTTTCCCCAATTTTTCTACAACTTGGATGAGCAATAATTGTAATGTAAGGATTATTCATTGCATTTATGTATCTTTTAGTATTAATATCTTTAGATTCATTAAAATTAAAATGAATTGATCCTATAACATAATCAAGATCTTTTAATATTTCCTCTTCTACATCAATAGAACCATCAATTCTAATATTCGCTTCAACACCAAAAAGAATTTTTATATTTGGAAAAATCTTTTCAATTTTTTTAATTTCTAATCTTTCTTCTAAGATTTTTTCTCTTTTCATACCTTTAGCAATTTTCAAATCTTCAGTATGGTCTGTAATTCCTATATACTCATAACCCATTTCAACTGCTTCTTTAACCAAATCATAAATTGTTGATATTCCATCTGAATAATTTGAATGTATATGGAGATCTCCTTTTATTGAGTAATTAAAAGACAAATTATTATCAATTTTAAGATAAATTTGCCAATTATCTCTAAATTCTGGTGGAATATACGGAATTGAAAAAAGATAAAAAATTTCTTTTTCACTCAAATTTTCTAATTTTAAAAATCCTATTTTAGTAGATATAATATTCATATTTCTTGCTTTCTCATTTAAAAAAAGATTAAAACTTTTTGGTCCAGTATAATAAATTAAAGCTGAACCAAAATAATTTTCCGGTATAAAATTTATAATAATTTCCAATTCAGAATAAATTGTTTTGAATTTTATAAAGTTATTGTTTTTTTCAATTAATACAAAATCATTAGAATTTTTTAAGAAATTTAAAATTTTTTCTATATTATAATTAAACGCAAGCAAATTCAAGTTTTTTATAACTTCTTTTTTTCTTCTTACACTACCCGTTAATATAATTTCATTTATACCAATTTTTTCTAATTCATTTTTTACAAAGTTAAAAACAGAAATTCCATATGAGTATGAAAATTCATTTTGTAATTTATTGTATGTATTCAAATTTTTATTAATAAATTCTTCACCTTTTATCCCAATTTCTTTAATATTCCTTAATTTTTTTTCCTTTAAAGCTTGTTTTAAATCATTTATATCAACAATATTTAATTCTTTATAAAGAATATTAGCAAGTTTATTACCTATTCCTGGAATTTTTGTTAACTTTATTAATGAATTTGGAATTTCTTTTAAAGAAGATTCAATTTCTTCGCTTTTCCCGTTAAATACAAGTTCTCTTAA
Coding sequences within:
- a CDS encoding 2-C-methyl-D-erythritol 4-phosphate cytidylyltransferase: MIGTVIVGGGKSKRFNDDKIFYKINDLPLIYYTLIPFIKCDKIDKIVVVLSKDRVDEGINFLKSFTKIIGIVEGGEERKNSVFNGLKFFYNNEKIDYVLIHDGARSNIKIEIIEKVIENLDMNSCVIPVVPVIETLKYIENGNIIKTLDRDKIFIAQTPQGFPFLKIFELLNKYINEKLFDDSLVFEMEGLKVKAIEGDIENIKVTYKSDILKVIDFIKRNENRYRI
- the ispF gene encoding 2-C-methyl-D-erythritol 2,4-cyclodiphosphate synthase, which produces MRIGIGFDFHIIKKNLPMYIGGVLINKDFGFYSNTDGDILIHAIVDAILGAIGEKDIGELFDENWKGRSSIKILENTLEIMRNKNFEIVNIDAVIILEKPKIIDFKDIILENLSKIMKIDKEKINIKGKTMEKIGFIGKRKGGASFVVVLLKEIC
- a CDS encoding PHP domain-containing protein gives rise to the protein MDNFIILNKILYYIDALKFKNINKKIITELKIVADTIQSLNFRLNRENFSLFEKYFIEKDYIRKILRELVFNGKSEEIESSLKEIPNSLIKLTKIPGIGNKLANILYKELNIVDINDLKQALKEKKLRNIKEIGIKGEEFINKNLNTYNKLQNEFSYSYGISVFNFVKNELEKIGINEIILTGSVRRKKEVIKNLNLLAFNYNIEKILNFLKNSNDFVLIEKNNNFIKFKTIYSELEIIINFIPENYFGSALIYYTGPKSFNLFLNEKARNMNIISTKIGFLKLENLSEKEIFYLFSIPYIPPEFRDNWQIYLKIDNNLSFNYSIKGDLHIHSNYSDGISTIYDLVKEAVEMGYEYIGITDHTEDLKIAKGMKREKILEERLEIKKIEKIFPNIKILFGVEANIRIDGSIDVEEEILKDLDYVIGSIHFNFNESKDINTKRYINAMNNPYITIIAHPSCRKIGERKEMDLDWKSLFIEAEKTKTFLEINSTLDRLDLSSSLLFEANKYNIYFSINSDAHISPQLKFVNEYGVNIAKRALIDEKKIINTYNYKELQKFLNIKRKS